From Actinomycetes bacterium:
TCTACTTCAACCAGCAGTGGGTGGGTGACCACACCGCGGAGTGGTTCCAGTCGCGCGGGCCGCTCGCCGCGGCGGCCGTGCAGGAGATCCGAAACGCCGGGCAGTACGTCTTCGCCGGAGGCCTGGAGGAGGACGGCCCGGTCTTCACCGCCGACGCGACGAGCGGCACGCTGACGTTCA
This genomic window contains:
- a CDS encoding YciI family protein codes for the protein MPEYLIYFNQQWVGDHTAEWFQSRGPLAAAAVQEIRNAGQYVFAGGLEEDGPVFTADATSGTLTFTDGPYVETKEFLGGLTVVDVPDEETARMWAGKIAEACGWPQEVRLFGRQHPVDPV